The Paenibacillus sp. FSL H7-0357 nucleotide sequence ATGGCTGTAAGTCCTTCGGACTTCAATACCCCTTCAAGCTGGCGGAAAATCATGTTCACACCTTTGCCGAAGGCCTCGGATTCTGTACTTGCCGAAGCCGTGGCGAGTGCACGCTCGAAATTATCCAGTACAGGAAGCAGTTCACCGACCAGCTTGGAAGTGGCGTATTGCGCCAGCTCTTCCTTCTCCTTCTGCGTACGGCGGCGGAAGTTGTCAAAATCGGCCTGCACACGCAGCGCACGCGCTTGATACTCCTCAGCCAGATCCTGCAGGCGCTTAGCAGCTTCACCGCTGCCCGAAGCCTCCCCGCTGGTCTCTTCCCCCGTAAACGAACCGGTTTCCTGTGCTGCTTCTGCTTCATCGGCTGCCTGGTTCTCATTTATAGCCTGATCTTTAATTTCATTTGAATCTTGCACTTGATCCTCTTTCAAGTTGTCTTCACCTCCTTAAAATCAGTCACGTTAATCTTTAACACTCTGTTCACTTATACCAGTGTGC carries:
- the grpE gene encoding nucleotide exchange factor GrpE, whose translation is MKEDQVQDSNEIKDQAINENQAADEAEAAQETGSFTGEETSGEASGSGEAAKRLQDLAEEYQARALRVQADFDNFRRRTQKEKEELAQYATSKLVGELLPVLDNFERALATASASTESEAFGKGVNMIFRQLEGVLKSEGLTAMETVGQPFNPEYHQAIMQVESDEHEEGIVTEEVQKGYLLKDKVLRPAMVKVSM